A window of the Choristoneura fumiferana chromosome 30, NRCan_CFum_1, whole genome shotgun sequence genome harbors these coding sequences:
- the LOC141444850 gene encoding uncharacterized protein isoform X1 — MDTDGYKFPCSACDSKFPTESRLINHNIRKHDSKVKYEACSECDYKTPHKRRLIKHLRTHSGLEPYQCSECDSKFGTRNSLKRHMKIHSAAHICTVCDAKFIYRYELKNHIRRLHTGEKPYQCIICDSKFTTSSEFKVHFRNHSGVKPYECSACDSKFKRSSELKNHMRVHSGDTLYKCTICDSNFNSNTALIYHKKNHIGQELYTCSVCNSKFSRNNLLQDHMRIHSGNKTD, encoded by the coding sequence atggacACAGATGGATATAAATTTCCTTGTTCAGCTTGCGACAGTAAGTTTCCTACTGAATCTAGACTTATTAATCACAACATTAGAAAACATGACTCGAAAGTGAAGTACGAAGCATGTAGCGAATGTGATTACAAAACTCCTCATAAAAGACGTTTAATAAAACACTTGCGGACACATAGTGGTCTAGAACCTTATCAGTGTTCTGAATGTGATTCAAAATTTGGTACACGCAATTCACTGAAACGTCATATGAAAATTCATTCTGCAGCGCACATTTGCACTGTATGTGACGCgaaatttatttataggtatgAACTAAAAAATCACATTAGGAGACTTCATACAGGAGAGAAACCATATCAATGTATTATATGTGACTCCAAATTTACCACTAGCAGTGAATTTAAAGTTCATTTTAGAAACCATAGTGGAGTAAAGCCGTATGAATGCTCTGCATGTGATTCAAAATTTAAGCGTAGCAGTGAGCTAAAGAACCATATGAGAGTTCATAGCGGAGACACACTCTACAAATGTACTATTTGTGACTCAAATTTTAATTCTAATACAGCATTgatatatcataaaaaaaatcacatagGACAAGAGTTGTACACATGTTCTGTATGTAACTCAAAATTTAGTAGAAACAATTTACTGCAAGATCATATGAGAATTCATAGCGGAAATAAAACTGATTAA
- the LOC141444850 gene encoding uncharacterized protein isoform X3, producing the protein MQENTECSKKQWQESEREQKINAKENNAENILISDATSDIPLNFKKVQHDENEREPANFDDNSGGFQMTHGY; encoded by the exons ATGCAGGAGAACACCGAATGTTCAAAGAAACAATGGCAAG AATCGGAacgtgaacaaaaaattaacGCTAAAGAAAATAACGCCGAGAATATCTTAATATCAGATGCCACATCAGATATTccacttaattttaaaaaggtGCAGCATGACGAAAATGAACGTGAACCAGCCAATTTTGATGACAACTCAGGTGgttttcag ATGACACACGGATATTAG
- the LOC141444850 gene encoding uncharacterized protein isoform X2 — MQENTECSKKQWQESEREQKINAKENNAENILISDATSDIPLNFKKVQHDENEREPANFDDNSDDTRILVSKLLNNKKI, encoded by the exons ATGCAGGAGAACACCGAATGTTCAAAGAAACAATGGCAAG AATCGGAacgtgaacaaaaaattaacGCTAAAGAAAATAACGCCGAGAATATCTTAATATCAGATGCCACATCAGATATTccacttaattttaaaaaggtGCAGCATGACGAAAATGAACGTGAACCAGCCAATTTTGATGACAACTCAG ATGACACACGGATATTAGTTTCAAagctattaaataataaaaaaatataa